tttcaaaatcaaaaatagttCATGCATTTCTCCTATTTTATCACAAAGAAGCAACATCTCATCATTTTATCTGTTCTCAAAGAGTGCACAAACTActatttaactgaaataaaacatgaagtgatGCTTTAAGTGCAGACTTACTAAGATATTCTCTACTATATTGTccttgagggggaaaaaaacgagaGTGCAGGTTACTTAATGACTTTCCACTGCAGATACAGAGCCTGAAAGCTAACCTGTCGCATGTTTCTGTAAACCCATTACAGTATGCAGATTTATTCATAGTCTCCTCTCACGTCGCTCTAAATTGCCTCTGAACCCGTGTGTCCCTGGCCCTCGCAGTTCATGGGGAGATGGTTTGAAATTGCCAAGCTGCCGGCCCAGTTTGAGAAGGGCCGCTGCATCGAGACCAATTTCACTCTGACGACGGACAACTCCATTCGAGTGGTCAGCTCGGAAATACTGTGAGTCACTGCGAGCGGGAACCTTGTGGAAATGTGTCAGGAGGCGCTTGTTGGCACCGTTTAGCGCTGCGTAaaaactctgtgtgtgtgtttgtgtgtgtcagaaAAGGAGAGGTGAGGAAAATCGTGGGGACCGGAGTGATAGAGGACCCAAAGAATCCAGCTAAACTGGGAATAACCTACTCCTACGGTCAGCGGCAATACATCGGAGTAAAAATAATCACTTCTTGCTTATGCTCTGACCTTTGACTTTTACTCTCCGTGTCTATTCGACGTAGTCCTCCCTTACTCCCCTTACTGGATCCTATCCACTGACTACGTGAACTTTGCCCTGGTGTACTCCTGCACGGACATCCTCAGGCTCTTCCACGTGGACTTCGCCTGGATCCTGGGCCGCACCCGCAGCCTGCCGGACGCCACCGTGGAGAAGGCCAGGGAGACCTTCGCCACCAACAACATCGACGTGACCCGGATGATCCCCAGCAGGCAGCAGGGATGTGACAAAACGCTCTGAGGCTGCGGCGGAAAAGCAACACAAGATGGCGCCGTTGctgggggaaaaagaaaaatgagtgcagatattttttctttatttctacagagaagagttttaatattttatagcaGTTGTAATGAATAGCGTAATCTCAGCTGTTTGCTCGCTGATTAAAGTACATAATCTGATATGAGAACGCTTTATGTTcatctggaaaaatatttgccaaaacattttgccttttttaatcAGACACATCTCTTATTAGACAAGCCTCAGTGGAGtagattaattttattagaaGGAAACAgttggttttttggggggtttttttcagtgaaaacaCATGATACTGATTGCTCTATTTGTCTCTCAAACTGCAAACACGAAGGATCTCATTAGTCCTGTTAGAGTTAGGAAAACATGTGATCTCTGTTGATTTAGGGACAAATTAACGTGAAGCAGTTTCCTGGGATTAATCACCTCGACCAGATGCCAGCTTTGTTTTTGATGACTGATATAAAACCTTCGTGGAAAATGTATCAAACTGCAGAATATGATCTATGGAAGCCTAAACAGTAAAATGTACAACTTGGAACAGTCTTCAATTAAACAATTTGCACAAGagaataaaaatctttgttttgaaagtaAACCCTAGGTTTCAAAACagttaatatttgattaaatattgaatctcagaaattaaataattaagctTGCTGTAATTTTGTTGCCACtaactgctgctttttatttttcattatacacttttaaaacaatgtgttCATGCTGACCAATTTACTGTctcatttactttttgtttgtagCCAAGAACTCTTAGATTCCTATTGGCcttttactttaaagaaaaaaaaaaggctatatATATTGAAGAATTATTTATAGTTAAGGTCAAGATTATTCACACACCTCCTGCAGGTTTtggttgaaattatttttttaaactttaatcagtaaaaagtaaatatgtttttttttgactgatgttctttttacattgttttattttcttttgagacATACAAGCACCATTTCCTGTTggcaaataaacatttttggttgaatgaaagtcatttaaaaatgaaatctgcaGTAATTTTGAGCTTAACTGTACCTGAGCTTTCAGACAAAGTAAATATAACATTGTTTTATAAACATTCAGCACTGCACTTTAGAGAAAAACTAACACCAaatcaattacaaaaataaaaaataatagacaCCAAAAGTTTACTTATAATAGGTAGTTGTAAGTTCAACAGATGAAGTTTAATTATTGATTCACATTTAGAGATGTTTGCGCATAGAGGAAAAGATAATAGAGATCTGActaaaatacagcatttttctTCAGTGCAGCGACTCGTGCACCTGTCTAACACTTTTGCTGTCTGGattgcacaaacaaaacaggacgcagttgttttttgctttatgtttgcATAAATTTCTGCTATATTGTTGTGGCAGTTTTCATTGTTCAGCATAATAAGGAGGGGAGCTGTCAGAGGCCACGCAGGTGGCGAAGAGCTGCGATGAATGATGCTCTCCAGGATGCATCGTGGTGGTTTTTCAGCAGCCGTGTGCAGAgtgcactctctctctctctcacacacgcacacacacacacacagcataaACATCCATATTTCTCTTCAATAACTACACAATAACTCAACCTACAGAGGCTTCGAAGAGGCACACAATTATACATGAAAATGTAGATTTAATTAGATGAAACTTACAGATCACGCTTGCTAACTATTGACTCAGTCTGAACAGCTCTGTGGGCTTTCCACGGTGAGCAGGCCTGGGCTGAGTGGGAGTAAAGCCTGGATCATGGGGTACACAGCTCAGACGTGGCACTTACCCCCATAGAGAAGAACGTAAACTCCTCAGACATACAAAGAGGAGCTCTGCCAGCTTAAATACTGCAAAGAGAAGGCAGAAAATCCTCTTAAACAGTGTCAGGCTGCTAAAGCAAGCAGATACcaggacaaaaatattaaaatatgttcataaaactggaatgttttggcttcaatttattttatataatagaTTAACAGTAGgttgtgcataattgtgaattaaaaagtaaatgaacCATGGTTTCAAAAGGTAACACCAGCTCCTCTGAAAAGAAataactggggaaaaaaagtcctGGATGAATAAATCTGTGGTTGATGATTCCTGATTATAAAGTAGTTCATCAGATAATTTAGGTGTTAATCAGGAGCCAAATTGCAGAAAGTTCATTAGGAGCTGCTGCGCAGAATAACAAGCTGTATACTGATTGAATCAGGAGCAGAGATTAGCAGCAGGAAGAGTTAATGATGGTCTAATAAAAGTAAGGGGCAGTGTTTTCTTCTCGTCTGTTGTTTCAACGCCgttttctaaatgtgttttttagttGTATTACCAGCAAAGAGCAGACTGGCTTTCCTGTTCCTGTGAGATGCATGTTTGCTGTCTGAGGGGCTAGGGGAAGCAAACActcatttgctttgttttttccacatatgtAAAAAGGTAAGACAAACCAATCACAAGccaaaacatacaaacatgCCGGACTAGTTAAAGATAATTCTTTAAATTTCAGGTCAAACAACAAATACTTCAAATGACACAAATACTAGTGTCTAATTCTATTTATTGAGGTATTAAATTCAACAACATGATATACTGCAGgaaaacattgtgaaataaacattaatattgctttgtttaaaaactatgtattcattttctttgtgttattttgggTCTAAAAGAGCtgcatttttcttattttggaaAATACCACCAACAACTTTATGCAAATATGCTCTAAGAGAGAATTACTAGAAGTGGGGAGAATAAAGTAGCATTATTAATTATACTAAAGTATTCGACAATATTTGCAGGTGTTAGGATTCATAGCAAATAGCTAAAATATGTGAATACTTGATACCCCTGTTAAAAACGCTGAATACTTGATACCCCTGTTAAAAACGCTTATAGCAACTTATTTTAATCGTTCAAACATCAAATTTATTACCTTGATACACATAGGGAAAATAATCCAGGCACTTCCGCAGAAGGTAACGTCCACGGTCTTCCTTATATCCGCGCAGCCAATCAATGGCAAGGAAAATGAATGCCGCTCTtcgattggctgctttgcaaataatAGCGTGCCAGTAGCGTCCCAAATATGTATTTCTCCtttcaaagctgcatttttttttaatagtataATAATTtgtagtaaaacaaaacaaacaagaggaTATTCATCAACACTATAGCACTATAAATTGTCTTTACCAACATGTTATCGAAAGCcgtctagaaaaaaaatcacctggaGGTATTGCTTTATTCCAAAGactatattatttataaaacaaatctatatttcaaggtttttactcacaaaaaccataaatcagaagccaaactaacaaaaacagaaagacaaatcATAAAAGATCAGAATATGTTTGACGTGAATAATGAATGAATATTCTTGAAGTTTTTCTTCAACTCATTCAAACTTTGAAAGCTCAAAGATTTCCACAGACTTTTTCCAAGAccctgtggggaaaaaagttatttcataCCCGATATCCAACTCCTCCTCTGAGAAATGGGATGATAAATGGAAGAAGGAAAACAGGAGTACAgatgtggactttttttttttaactcttagTATAACCAATAAAACAATCCCAGCTGTGTggccaaaaatgtcaaagtctCCTGCATACATGAGACAGACGCTGGCAGCAACCGCCTGCACCTCACCTCCGTTTCCAGTGCGGGGAAATATCATAACAaaagtttctctctctcagaACAGCAAGGGAAATGGGAAATTGTTTTGGCAAAATCACGCCACATCAGAATGcctttaatttaacttttcaaacttctgactttcaggtgtttttgtaagttgttttttttttagttatttttttggaCAAAGTTTATAGGTGTGTACAAAATAGTTTAACATATTGACGTGCTTTGtatgcctttttctttttcttaagctcaaaatattagaatttgagagcaaatcaaaactATTTGTTTGGAGWGGAGTTGAGAaactacaacacaaaaataaaacaaaatttcaagatggaatctgaaactaaagtgcAAATCTTTCTATGCTTCTATAGATTTAWCACCGATACCAGCTTGGCTGAAAATGTCAATATCAATATTAGTGTCAAAATTATAAATGTCTTCTACATTATGTATATCTACATATGTATCTATGCAAGCTGCTGTTTTGAAAGGTCAAAGACTTTAGAGGATATGTTTGTGATTCACTGTAAACCAATATTTCCTGTTTAACAGGGATCATTAAGTCACAGATAACATATCTGAGTGACTCAAGATTCAAAGATCTAAAAGGAAAGGTTTCAACATTGTTGAAGCAAAGAGTTCTCTGTCTCTTTATGGTTTTAATCTTGTGTCTGCAGAGAAAGCAAAGTTattctgctgcaaaaacacaatatacTGGAGGTTACCGTGTGCTTGACCTGAGAAGAGAATAATGTCACATCCAGGGAGTCCCTTGTGTCACAAATAaaagtgtgtgtgggggggggggggatcctACACTAATCATAACAGCAGTTTCATGggaatgaaaaagtaaaatgaaaacttaTATTTTTCTCAAGTCAATAACAGCCACAAcaaacttaaattatttaaaatggctGATACTTCAGtctatttttgcagtgtgcatcCAGTATTTCTGTGCAGCTGGATGAAAAGCTTCAGTCCGGTCTCTGCTGGAACGTGGGCGGCCAGAAAGCAAAATCTTTGTTCTGATTGCATCAGCTTCTCGTTGTGCAACAAGACTTCTGAGATTTGGttagaaaaagattatttttaaaggctTCAAGtgcacaaaattaaatttttaggCTTAAATCTACAAGTACTGATATTTCGAAAGAGTCTGATAAAACATTACACTCGGCAACAACGCTCTAGGATGTTATGTTtgttagaaatgttaaaatgcagGATGTCTGTTCCAGTTGGCTGAATTGAAGTGAACTGAGGAGGAGTCTGTCATGTTCGGATGGGGAATTGTCAGTCAGGGCAGATTGAATGCATTAGCGCTCAGTGATTAGCTCCTGGGCGTCAGAGCTCTTCTGTTTCCTCAGCAGGAAATCTCTTTACTGGCCTTGAAACCTTCCCCGCCCCGCTTTTATAAAACCCCGTTTCATGCCGGAGTGTGATCCCTGTCCTGAGGCCTCGCTTCAAACAGCCTCGGTTTCACACCATGTGTGACACAGATTCGACGCAGACCCCTCGGCGGGAGCAACGTGGATGTGCTTGGTGCGGGGCTCATTCGGGGTGACAGCGTTTATTCCCCTCTGATGTACATGTGTGCCATTTTACTGTCTCATGGACACGACTTCTCAATCCTCCCTGGCCCACATATTATTcataaa
The Poecilia reticulata strain Guanapo linkage group LG17, Guppy_female_1.0+MT, whole genome shotgun sequence DNA segment above includes these coding regions:
- the apoda.1 gene encoding apolipoprotein Da, duplicate 1, yielding MRVFLSSILVLVIPIIRAQVPHWGPCPEPEVQPAFILKQFMGRWFEIAKLPAQFEKGRCIETNFTLTTDNSIRVVSSEILKGEVRKIVGTGVIEDPKNPAKLGITYSYVLPYSPYWILSTDYVNFALVYSCTDILRLFHVDFAWILGRTRSLPDATVEKARETFATNNIDVTRMIPSRQQGCDKTL